In Micromonas commoda chromosome 16, complete sequence, the genomic window CAGCAGGTTGAGGCGCCCACCCTCTCCATCATGGGCcccctcctccagcgcggtcTCTTCTTTCAGCAGATCACCGCCATCAAGCGCAAGTCCGCCGTCATCATCGACAACATGTGcaagctcgtcgaggatcccatggacgccgcgcccttccTCCCCAAGCTGCTCCCGCTTCTCAAGCGCGCCATGGACGAGGTTGCCGACCCGGAGTGCCGCCAGGTGTGCACCCGCGCGTACAAgaccctcctcgtcgccgccggcgagtcctccgacgccgtcatCGACGAGAACTCCGAGTCCAAGCGCACCGACGAGGCCACCGTGCGGGCCCAGATGCTCAAGATGATGACGGAGATCTCCGGCGCGTCGGATGCCGACATGGCGGCTTTCGTCGACACCGCCGAGGTGAAGCCCTACTTTGAGTACATCTGCACCCTCTCCACcaacgcgctcctcgccaagAACTTCGATTTCGACACCTGGAAGAAGTCCTGCGCCACCCCGTACCTCGCGCTCTTcttcgagggtgccgaggacgCCACCAAGAAGCTCGTCGACATCGCTCACGCCGAGTACGAGGCTTCCAAGAAGGTGTtcatcgtcgaggacgaggagggcgaggatcTGTGCAAGTGCGACTTCTCCCTCGCCTACGGTGCGCTCATCCTGCTCAACAACGCCACCCTCCACATGAAGAAGGGCAAGCGCTACGGTCTCTGCGGCCCCAACGGCTGCGGTAAGTCGACCCTCATGAAGGCCATCAACAACGGCCAGGTTGACGGCTTTCCTCcccccgaggagctccgcaCCGTCTACGTCGAGCACGACATCCAGGGCGACCAGCACGAGATGTCCGTCGTCGAGTTTGTCCTCGACAACGACGTCATCAAGCAGCACggcaccaccgccgcggacgtcgaggcgaccCTCCTCTCCTTCCAGTTCACCGAGAGGATGATCAacggccccgtcgtcgccctctccGGCGGCTGGAAGAtgaagctcgcgctcgcccgcgccatCCTCATGAAGGCTgacatcctcctcctcgacgagcccaCGAACCACCTCGACGTGAAGAACGTCGCGTGGCTCGAGGAGTACCTCTGCTCCCAGAACACCGTCTCCTCCATGATTGTCTCGCACGATTCCGGTTTCCTCGACCGCGTGTGCACGCACATCATCCACTACGAGACTCGCAAGCTGGTCACCTACAAGGGCAACCTCACCGAGTTCATCCGCCAgtgccccgcggcgaagaagtaCACCGAGCTCTCcaacgacgagctcaagtTCATCTTCCCCGTCCCCGGTTTCCTCGAGGGCGTGAAGAACAAGGACAAGGCCATCGTCAAGGCGAACAACGTGCACTTCACCTACCCCGGCACCGACCGCCAGATCATCCAGGGCGCGTCCATCCAgctctccctctcctcccgcgtcgcgtgccTCGGCCCCAACGGCGCCGGTAAGTCCACCCTCATCAAGTGCCTCACCGGCGAGGTTGAGCCCCAGATGGGCACCGTGTGGAAGCACCCCAACATGCGTTATGCGTACGTCGCGCAGCACGCCTTCCACCACGTCGAGCAGCACCTCGAGAAGACGCCCAACGAGTACATCCGCTGGCGCTTCCAGACGGGCGAGGACAAGGAGAACCTCACCAAGGTGACCGCCCAgtacaccgaggaggaggagcgacTGATGAAGGAGAAGATCCCGGTTCCCCAGGAGGATGGCTCCATCCTcaagctcgtcgtcgagaagaTCATCTCCCGCCGCCAGAAGAAGTCCAAGTACGAGTACGAGGTGCAGTGGAAGGGCCTCTCCATGGACAACACCTCCTGgatggagaaggagaagctcGAGAAGTACGGCTTCGCCAAGTACCTCGTCCGcatcgacgagcgcgaggctgcccGCGCCGGTCTCTACGCCCGCCCCCTCACCCAGGCTAACGTGGAGAAGCACCTCATCGACTttggcctcgacgccgagttTGGCACCCACAACCGCATCAAGGGCCTCTCCGGCGGCCAGAAGGTCaagctcgtcctcgccgccgccatgtgGCAGCAGCCCCACATCGTCGTGATGGACGAGCCCACCAACTacctcgaccgcgacgccctcggcgccctcgcctgcGCCGTCAAGgagttcggcggcggcgtccttctcATCACCCACTCGTGCGAGTTtgcggacgcgctcaaggaggagaCCTGGGACGTGCCCGGCGACGGTAAGGTGTACATCACCGGCAACAAGTGGGGCCAGGGTAAGAAGGGCACCGGCAAGAGTGAGAACATCGAGTGGacccccgaggaggacaccgtcgacgcgctcggcaaCGTCGTCAAGGTCAAGGGACCCAAGAAGAAGCTCTCCCGCAAGGAGatcaaggccaaggccaaggctcgcgcggcgaagctcgcggagggcCAGGACCTCACCACCGACTCCGACTGGGACCTCGACGAGTACATCGGCGaggccaaggagaagaaggtgaAGTCCAAGGACTAATAATCACGACGTCGAAAGCATCAGACATCACTTAGTACACTGGCCGACAACGCCTGTACGTGACGGGGGGACGCGCCGGATGGAAACTTCGTCCGGGATTGGTATTATCGCGTCCACCCGTCGGGTGTTGCTGCGGCTGCCGCTCGCTTATTACTCCTAGCCTTTGCATAGCCTCTTCCCTCGCCCGGTTCTTTTtgacgccgggcgcggatcGCGTGTGTTTCTTCGCACTTGCACTTACTTTATTCAACCTTGCCTCTCTTTTAATGACAAGCAAGAACAAAAACTACCCACGCGTCACCCACCCCCGGCGTCCGTCCGCCCGGCGTCCGTCCGCCCGggcgtccacccgcgcgtccccgaaGGGTCCCGTCACGACTGAAAGTCTGCCCAATCCTCGTCCCCcctcgcgggctcgtcgaAGTTTGCCCAAccctcgcccctcgccgaccccgccgaccccgccgtTCCCCCCGAtccccccgcgacgggcgccgtcCATCCCCCCGAGTTGagccccgtccccgccgtcggcgaccggatgatcgccggcgcgtccgtcccgaCGGGAGACGTCtgcgacacagctggcggcggcggtatGGCGAATccgcccgtcggcgtcgcggccgccggcggcggcggcagcccgaacgcgccgaaccccccgtcgtcgacgccgccggcgtctcccgcggacgcggtcgtcgtcgtaacggtcgtcgtaacggtcgccgccgcgtttaCCGACTTggcccccgtcgtcctcctggAAGGGATGTTCACCGTGACGGTTCCCTTGAGGGAGTAATCGTGCAGCTTCGCCGGGCCCTCcaccccggccgccgcgttggccgccgccttctccgcgatcAACCTCTCGTGCTCCTCCCGTCGCTTGAGCGCCTCCCGCTCTCGGGAGCGCGCGTTCTGGTGCTCCTGCACCGCGAGCTTAAAGTCCGACGCgtgatcgcgctcgcggaaaCCGAGCCCGAGGAACGCGTGCCTTCCgctggcgtcgtccacgactCTCAGGACGAAGTACCTGGAGGAATCGATGACGGGCTCCACGGCGGTGCTGACGGGTGCGTCGTTTGGCAGCGGGCACTCGGCGAAGAGCTCGCCGCTGTCCTTGTCCTCCAGCTTGATGGCGCCCTTGCTGCCTCGGGACGTCACCTTGACCCGCACAGCCCTCAGCCACTTCTCCACGTTCCACGAgtccgcgcggtgccccGCGTGGGTGGCGGAGGGCGGGATCTGGTACACGTACTGCGGatcggggaggaggagttcgCGCGGGTttagccgcggcgggtgggtggcggagggcgaggggcgggtgTCCGGGGGCTGGCAGCGGgagccgcgcgtctccgggcGGGGGGTGCCTCCATCTTGGAATAAAATGAgcggggaggaggaaggGGGCGAGTGGGGAAGCGGAAAGGGAGGAAcggggcgcgaggcccgGGGTTCTCAcgcaccgcctcggcgagggagtACGTGACGATCTCGATcctgccgtcgtcgcccatgaGCGTTAGAGCGTTTTAGCGGCGCGTCACcagggcgcgcgccgtgATTTTGAGAGCGCGGTCGACACCGAGGGAATATTTGGCTCACGTGAGATTGTTAACTCTTCGTCACCGCTCTACAGCTTGGCTTGCATGGCCTGGAGCAGCTCGGAGGCGACGTCCTTGGAGATCATGTCTCCGCTCTTCCCCAGGCGCACGAGTCCGTCGTTGTCCGGTCCCCATCGCGGGAGCACGTGGAAGTGCACGTGGAACACGACCTGCCCCGCGCACGCCCCGTTGTTCTGCACGATGTTCACCCCGTCGCAACCCGTGGCCTCCTTGACCACCCTGGCGAGTCTCGGGAGCTCCTTCAccacgttcgcggcgacgtccgcgggcaTATCGATGATGCTGGCGTACCCAACAGCCTTGGGGATGAGGAGGGAGTGCCCCTTGACCATGGGAAACGcgtcgaggaacgcgagcgcgtgctcgGTCTCGAAGATCTTGTAGCTCGGGACGGTCCCCTCGATGATCTTCTTGAACacgttgtcgtcgtcgtagggAATGCCGGAGACGGCCATGGTCGGCGCGTGATGCGGGCCGACGAGAAGAGGAGGATCCGCCCGCGGAtactcgcgcgcgtcggctctGCGTCGAGCGTTGTGGTGAAGGTGCTGAGTCGGATGGTAAATAATTTTATGGCACCCCTCATCGGACGGACCCTTTCCATATCTGGTGCGCGCGCACCTTCGGGCGGGAGCGGAAGAGGCCTCGTCCCTCCCCCGCGTCTACCCATGGAAAcatcgaacgacgcgagcggggagCCGAGGTGCCACTGGAGGGAGAGCGGCATCTGCGACCGCGTGGATTGCCCCGAGGGCATCGTATGCTCCTCTCCCGTGCTCTTCCACCTCCACGTCCACCGGGCGGGGAaggcggagcgcggggaGTCGCCCTGGAaggtggcgccgcgcgacatcgtcgtcgacggcttcgtcAGGGCCCTCACGCCGAGGGACAACAGCGATCACCATCGCGGCTACGCGTGGCGATGTACCCTCGAGAACATcatcgaggacgtcgagaaCGATCAAGGCGTgtcgctcgacgcgggcgagctcCTGCGGCTCGCcaggcgcgccgtcgcggcctgcgacgttcgcgccgcgcgcgacccgcacAATTTGCCGAAGCTGACGATATCGGCCGTGGACGACACGGGAACGTCGGTGACCGTTCGCCTGCCCCCGTCCACAGCCCGTCACGATCTGCAGACCACCATCTATCTGCAAGACAGGttctgcgtcgccgccgccgacatccgcgacggggcgcgcgcgcgcgccgccaaggccgacgccgccttcgcaaagatgcgccgcggcgccgcggcgctgcgggaGGCGGTGCGAATCTACGACGCGTCCTTCGAACagacgtccgccgccgggggacAACGGAGGACGGGCTTGGCGGGCATCTCCCCCGTCAaaaccgcgccgccgtcggggggtcggaggtggagggcggacgccctcgccgcggcggacgagatggaggcggcggcgagggacgcggacgcgcacgcggcggggacggcggagTGGACGTCGGAGGCGAACgaacggggcggcggcggtggcgtgggcgcgggcggcggcgcgaccgggcggggacgcgtcggcgacttTGCGCCCGGCGGGGATGAGCGGGAACGAGCCGCGAAGAAAGCCAAGCGCGGGCTGcaactcgcggcggacgtcgcgggcgactAGAGTACGTACCGCGATCTCATcactcccgcggcgacctctCGATCGTGGCGAAAAACCCAATCTTCGCAGAACATCGGCTGAGCGTCATGATAGTCGGACTGATAGTCACACGCTTTTTCCGTTGAGCGTCCAGTCGTACTCGGCCGTGACCAGCTTCaccccgcccctcgccaacgccgcctcgatcgtcTCCCTCttcgcgcacccgcgcggcaGGTACCCCGCCACCCTCCGCAGCCgtgtcgcgtcgtccgcgccaaAATCCTCCGCGTACCACTCACCGATGATCTTCGAGCATCGAAAcgtcccggcgtcggcgttcaCGCATTCCAAGTCGCCGTCCACAAacgactccgccgccgccgccaactgCGCGTCCAAATTAGCCGCGGTGTACGTGCGAATCGGCGGGCACGATCTCGCGCCGCACACCAGCGCGAAGTGCACGCGAGGGTCCATGGGAAGCACGCAGTGCGCGCGCCTCGGGTCGTTCGGCGCAAAGGGGCCGGGCGATAGCCGTGGGTTACCGATGATCGCTCCAATCGAAGCCGCGCCCGGCCTGTTTCCCCGCAACGCGCCGTGCTCGATGTCGTCGCACGACCActgcacgccgccgatgtCGTACCGGAACCTGTCGAAGAACGTGAGTTTGTCGAAAAACCCCGCGTTGGGGGGTCCCACCGCGCACGTCACGTGCACGATCATGGCGTTGTAGACGTTGATAAAGAACGCGATCTTCTCGTCTCTTTTTAGCTCTCGCAAGTCCACCGTCTGAagctccgccgtcgcgtcgacgtacgCTTCAAACGCGGGGGActcggccatcgccgcgtagTCCACGAAcgtgccgtcgggggagaGGTGCTCGTCGTACATGGACAGTATCCGAGCGCGAAGGTCGCTCGCGACCAAACGAGCGGGTCGCCGGGTCGAaccccgccagcgccgccgcgcgtttatcgcgcccgtcgtcgcgttcggccACCCCACGGGCTCGCACGCGTGGTCGCTCAGCCTgaacagcgccgcgcgccacggcgcgtcgtcgccgccggccgcgtcgaaTCCGTTTCCCCGGcggcccgtcgcggcgaccaaGCCGCGATCGAGCATGGCGTTGGCTACGGCGTCGGCCGTTTCTCCTTTTGTTTGATTTTGGTCCAGCCACGCGACGATGTCGGCGCCGGTCACGACCGCGCGTTCCTTGACGAACGGCGGCCACGCCGGGAACCCCGCGAACGTCcacgcgtccctcggcgcgatcgtcgccgccatctgtGCGCACAGCCGCGACAGCCTCTCgtactcctcgtcgtcattTTGGTTTTGgatttggttttggttttggatttggtcggcgacgatggtcGAACCCGtctcgggcgccgccccgttcgcttcgctcaccgccgcgcgtaTCGCCCGCGGCACGGgtccctcgtccgcgcccgccgccgcgccgcccccctcctcctcactcgcgcgcgatgccgccgccgatgccaccgccgcgggaaaGTCCCCGTCCGCGATGCCcgcctccacgtcgtccgcTCCTCCATAGCAGACGCCCCCCACGAACACCTGCGGCACGGTTCGCATCCCCGAGAGTTTTCTCGCGGCGTCtaggacgacgccgtcgggtgcggacgcgtcgatctcctcgaaggcgatgccggcggcggcgatggcggcctTGGCGCGGCGGCAGTGGGGgcacgacgcggtggtgaccacggcgacgacgacgggaccttccttcgccgcggcgccatcacggtccgagctcgacgatgacgcggctcgcgcgcgcggggcgacgcgcgcgcgcggtcgcgtggGACTCCGAGCGGGTCGCACGACGCGATGCAcgcgcgccgaagccgcgggcgccgaagccggcgacgccatcggtGCCCCTCGTTGTGGATAAAGAACGAATGAACGAAAGTCGAGGGTGACGAAGTGctggacggggacggcggacCGCGCCACttcgccggggcgcgcgacgcgccggttTTCGGAAACCCCGAAGTTCACGGGCGCCTTCGAGACGTCTTCGCCCGACACGCTCGGCCTCAACGCCACCTCCCGCCTCGCGATACCCCGGGACCCGCGTGGGCGACCGCACCGAgatggccaccgcgccccATGGAGCCGGAaagcac contains:
- a CDS encoding predicted protein — protein: MAPAKCKTPASSKITKDVIDAVVADSTKKKDEDARKAAAEKITELVNAAGVAEEPMLIDLLEVAITLAGDNKSKNVREAADVAMAAFPAKLSEFAVRAALKPIFVGFQSQFWQSTTAALTLLDSFIERNPKAVAACLPEIIPELAQVMVHMRDEVKQASTATMEKCGKCVGNIDIDPFIPTLIECIHKVDEVPECVHKLAATTFVQQVEAPTLSIMGPLLQRGLFFQQITAIKRKSAVIIDNMCKLVEDPMDAAPFLPKLLPLLKRAMDEVADPECRQVCTRAYKTLLVAAGESSDAMLKMMTEISGASDADMAAFVDTAEVKPYFEYICTLSTNALLAKNFDFDTWKKSCATPYLALFFEGAEDATKKLVDIAHAEYEASKKVFIVEDEEGEDLCKCDFSLAYGALILLNNATLHMKKGKRYGLCGPNGCGKSTLMKAINNGQVDGFPPPEELRTVYVEHDIQGDQHEMSVVEFVLDNDVIKQHGTTAADVEATLLSFQFTERMINGPVVALSGGWKMKLALARAILMKADILLLDEPTNHLDVKNVAWLEEYLCSQNTVSSMIVSHDSGFLDRVCTHIIHYETRKLVTYKGNLTEFIRQCPAAKKYTELSNDELKFIFPVPGFLEGVKNKDKAIVKANNVHFTYPGTDRQIIQGASIQLSLSSRVACLGPNGAGKSTLIKCLTGEVEPQMGTVWKHPNMRYAYVAQHAFHHVEQHLEKTPNEYIRWRFQTGEDKENLTKVTAQYTEEEERLMKEKIPVPQEDGSILKLVVEKIISRRQKKSKYEYEVQWKGLSMDNTSWMEKEKLEKYGFAKYLVRIDEREAARAGLYARPLTQANVEKHLIDFGLDAEFGTHNRIKGLSGGQKVKLVLAAAMWQQPHIVVMDEPTNYLDRDALGALACAVKEFGGGVLLITHSCEFADALKEETWDVPGDGKVYITGNKWGQGKKGTGKSENIEWTPEEDTVDALGNVVKVKGPKKKLSRKEIKAKAKARAAKLAEGQDLTTDSDWDLDEYIGEAKEKKVKSKD
- a CDS encoding predicted protein is translated as RADSWNVEKWLRAVRVKVTSRGSKGAIKLEDKDSGELFAECPLPNDAPVSTAVEPVIDSSRYFVLRVVDDASGRHAFLGLGFRERDHASDFKLAVQEHQNARSREREALKRREE
- a CDS encoding predicted protein; translation: MAVSGIPYDDDNVFKKIIEGTVPSYKIFETEHALAFLDAFPMVKGHSLLIPKAVGYASIIDMPADVAANVVKELPRLARVVKEATGCDGVNIVQNNGACAGQVVFHVHFHVLPRWGPDNDGLVRLGKSGDMISKDVASELLQAMQAKL
- a CDS encoding predicted protein, translating into METSNDASGEPRCHWRESGICDRVDCPEGIVCSSPVLFHLHVHRAGKAERGESPWKVAPRDIVVDGFVRALTPRDNSDHHRGYAWRCTLENIIEDVENDQGVSLDAGELLRLARRAVAACDVRAARDPHNLPKLTISAVDDTGTSVTVRLPPSTARHDLQTTIYLQDRFCVAAADIRDGARARAAKADAAFAKMRRGAAALREAVRIYDASFEQTSAAGGQRRTGLAGISPVKTAPPSGGRRWRADALAAADEMEAAARDADAHAAGTAEWTSEANERGGGGGVGAGGGATGRGRVGDFAPGGDERERAAKKAKRGLQLAADVAGD
- a CDS encoding glutaredoxin DUF547 domain-containing protein, whose translation is MASPASAPAASARVHRVVRPARSPTRPRARVAPRARAASSSSSDRDGAAAKEGPVVVAVVTTASCPHCRRAKAAIAAAGIAFEEIDASAPDGVVLDAARKLSGMRTVPQVFVGGVCYGGADDVEAGIADGDFPAAVASAAASRASEEEGGGAAAGADEGPVPRAIRAAVSEANGAAPETGSTIVADQIQNQNQIQNQNDDEEYERLSRLCAQMAATIAPRDAWTFAGFPAWPPFVKERAVVTGADIVAWLDQNQTKGETADAVANAMLDRGLVAATGRRGNGFDAAGGDDAPWRAALFRLSDHACEPVGWPNATTGAINARRRWRGSTRRPARLVASDLRARILSMYDEHLSPDGTFVDYAAMAESPAFEAYVDATAELQTVDLRELKRDEKIAFFINVYNAMIVHVTCAVGPPNAGFFDKLTFFDRFRYDIGGVQWSCDDIEHGALRGNRPGAASIGAIIGNPRLSPGPFAPNDPRRAHCVLPMDPRVHFALVCGARSCPPIRTYTAANLDAQLAAAAESFVDGDLECVNADAGTFRCSKIIGEWYAEDFGADDATRLRRVAGYLPRGCAKRETIEAALARGGVKLVTAEYDWTLNGKSV